From the genome of Danio rerio strain Tuebingen ecotype United States chromosome 2, GRCz12tu, whole genome shotgun sequence, one region includes:
- the exosc4 gene encoding exosome complex component RRP41, producing the protein MAGLELLSDQGYRLDGRKATELRKVQARMSVFAQADGSAYLEQGNTKALAVVYGPHEIRGSRSKSLHDRAIINCQYSMATFSTAERKRRPHGDRKSSEMSLHLKQTFEAAVLTELYPRSQIDIYVKILQADGGNYSACVNAATLALVDAGIPMRDYVCACSAGFVEDTPLADLCHAEESGGGTALALALLPRSGNIALLQMDARLHQDHLDTLMEAAMTACKEFSKVLDSVVRQHLEEVSDLTRD; encoded by the exons ATGGCGGGTCTGGAGCTGCTGTCGGATCAGGGTTACCGACTTGACGGACGGAAAGCGACCGAGCTGCGGAAGGTGCAGGCCCGCATGAGTGTGTTCGCGCAGGCCGACGGGTCTGCTTATCTGGAGCAGGGCAACACTAAAGCTCTGGCCGTGGTGTATGGGCCACatgag ATTCGAGGCTCTCGCAGTAAATCCTTGCATGATCGCGCCATCATCAACTGTCAGTACAGCATGGCCACGTTCAGCACGGCGGAGAGGAAGAGACGTCCACACGGAGACCGGAAGTCCAGCGAGATGAGCCTCCACCTCAAACAGACCTTTGAGGCTGCGGTGCTCACTGAGCTCTACCCACGCTCACAAATCGACATCTACGTCAAG ATCCTGCAGGCGGACGGTGGAAACTACAGCGCGTGTGTCAATGCTGCTACATTGGCTCTAGTGGACGCTGGGATCCCCATGCGCgattatgtgtgtgcgtgcagcgCTGGGTTTGTGGAGGACACCCCGCTGGCAGATCTGTGTCATGCAGAGGAGAGCGGTGGAGGAACAGCGCTGGCTCTGGCTTTGCTGCCTCGTAGTGGAAATATTGCCCTGTTGCAAATGGACGCCCGGCTCCATCAGGACCACCTGGACACACTGATGGAGGCGGCCATGACGGCGTGCAAAGAGTTCAGTAAAGTTCTAGACAGTGTCGTACGGCAGCATCTAGAGGAGGTTTCAGATCTGACCAGAGATTGA
- the bcl10 gene encoding B-cell lymphoma/leukemia 10 isoform X1 has protein sequence MDVTHLTEDEMADIKKEAIERLRPYLVDKIIADRHFDYLRSKKILTREDTEEISCRTTRGKRTSKLLDILAENPRGLDMLIESIKWGRTLNFIIARITDEVQRVKNERLEALKAGSNSAYPTTKGATNDFSKMDSDYDKYSTMCLHPEGEASSSSSVATGSFNLRYSSTRGNEALMVSGGSGTMNVSSTSSILPKPGDPGAPALPEEMENDEQDMDGGVCKSAGSSGDANFQPLRSRSLSP, from the exons ATGGATGTTACTCACCTGACGGAGGACGAAATGGCCGATATAAAGAAGGAA GCCATAGAAAGGTTGCGACCGTACCTGGTGGATAAGATCATCGCCGACCGTCACTTTGATTATCTGCGCTCGAAGAAGATCCTGACCAGGGAAGACACGGAGGAGATCAGCTGCAGGACCACCAGAGGGAAACGCACCAGCAAACTGCTGGACATCCTGGCAGAAAACCCTCGCGGCCTGGACATGCTCATCGAGTCCATCAAATGGGGCCGAACGCTCAACTTTATCATCGCCAGGATCACAGACGAGGTGCAGCGGGTCAAAAACGAGCGCCTGGAGGCTTTAAAAG CGGGGTCCAACTCGGCTTACCCGACCACAAAAGGAGCAACCAATGACTTCTCCAAAATGGACTCGGACTATGATAAATACTCCACTATGTGTTTACATCCTGAAGGCGAAGCCAGTTCCTCGTCCTCTGTGGCGACGGGATCCTTTAACCTGCGCTACAGCTCCACTCGGGGGAACGAGGCTCTAATGGTGAGTGGAGGTTCGGGTACTATGAACGTCTCCAGCACATCATCGATCCTTCCTAAACCAGGAGACCCCGGAGCTCCAGCCCTGCCCGAGGAGATGGAAAACGACGAGCAAGACATGGACGGCGGCGTATGTAAAAGTGCTGGAAGTAGCGGAGATGCTAACTTCCAGCCGCTACGATCGCGCTCTTTGTCTCCGTAA
- the bcl10 gene encoding B-cell lymphoma/leukemia 10 isoform X2, whose translation MMIRSSLKAIERLRPYLVDKIIADRHFDYLRSKKILTREDTEEISCRTTRGKRTSKLLDILAENPRGLDMLIESIKWGRTLNFIIARITDEVQRVKNERLEALKAGSNSAYPTTKGATNDFSKMDSDYDKYSTMCLHPEGEASSSSSVATGSFNLRYSSTRGNEALMVSGGSGTMNVSSTSSILPKPGDPGAPALPEEMENDEQDMDGGVCKSAGSSGDANFQPLRSRSLSP comes from the exons ATGATGATCAGATCATCTCTGAAA GCCATAGAAAGGTTGCGACCGTACCTGGTGGATAAGATCATCGCCGACCGTCACTTTGATTATCTGCGCTCGAAGAAGATCCTGACCAGGGAAGACACGGAGGAGATCAGCTGCAGGACCACCAGAGGGAAACGCACCAGCAAACTGCTGGACATCCTGGCAGAAAACCCTCGCGGCCTGGACATGCTCATCGAGTCCATCAAATGGGGCCGAACGCTCAACTTTATCATCGCCAGGATCACAGACGAGGTGCAGCGGGTCAAAAACGAGCGCCTGGAGGCTTTAAAAG CGGGGTCCAACTCGGCTTACCCGACCACAAAAGGAGCAACCAATGACTTCTCCAAAATGGACTCGGACTATGATAAATACTCCACTATGTGTTTACATCCTGAAGGCGAAGCCAGTTCCTCGTCCTCTGTGGCGACGGGATCCTTTAACCTGCGCTACAGCTCCACTCGGGGGAACGAGGCTCTAATGGTGAGTGGAGGTTCGGGTACTATGAACGTCTCCAGCACATCATCGATCCTTCCTAAACCAGGAGACCCCGGAGCTCCAGCCCTGCCCGAGGAGATGGAAAACGACGAGCAAGACATGGACGGCGGCGTATGTAAAAGTGCTGGAAGTAGCGGAGATGCTAACTTCCAGCCGCTACGATCGCGCTCTTTGTCTCCGTAA
- the mcoln3a gene encoding mucolipin-3 isoform X1 gives MSDRASHTHESATLLDPECVESLRRKLKYFFMSPCQKYSTRGRIPWKMMLQILKIVIITVQLVSFGLSNEMMVTFKEENLIAFKHFFLKNYKDSNKHYALYTKHEVHDHILYTIRRYLQLQNLTIGNQALEMIDGLATPLSLCQQLYRHARVVPSNETFEIDPHVETECVSVYPLSPITTDSLENSLNLTLDFQRLLAVNIYLKIKAINIQTVRHQELPDCYDFSINIMFDNRAHSGQIKISLSSGVQINVCKDWNISGSTDSHFALIVVFDCLIICFCLLSLILCTRSVHTGFLLQTEYRRFMSSQHSKSVSWSERLEFINGWYILIIISDALTIAGSILKICIQSKELTSYDVCSILLGTATMLVWIGVMRYLSFFQKYYILILTLKAALPNVIRFSICAVMIYLSYCFCGWIVLGPHHENFRTFSRVAGCLFSMINGDEIYSTFTKLREYSTLVWLFSRLYVYSFIPVFTYMVLSVFIALITDTYETIRHYQKHGAPLSELQAFIADCRDPRNYDKNTTNEDEESSSFCCLCAPCVFCT, from the exons ATGTCTGACCGAGCGTCACACACTCATGAAAGCGCAACACTTCTGGACCCGGAGTGTGTGGAAAGCTTAAGGAGAAAACTCAAGTATTTCTTCATGAGTCCGTGTCAGAAATACAGCACTAGAGGACGGATACCATGGAAGATGATGCTGCAGATACTCAAGATTGTCATTATTACCGTTCAG CTGGTCTCTTTTGGATTGAGCAACGAGATGATGGTGACGTTCAAAGAGGAAAATCTCATCGCCTTCAAGCACTTCTTTCTGAAAAACTACAAGGACAGCAATAAACATTACGCCTTGTACACAAAACATGAAGTTCACGACCACATCCTCTACACCATCAGACGG TATCTACAGCTACAAAACCTGACGATTGGCAATCAAGCGCTGGAGATGATCGATGGTCTGGCGACTCCTCTGTCTCTCTGTCAGCAGTTGTATCGACATGCGCGCGTCGTGCCGTCTAATGAGACGTTTGAAATCGATCCACATGTAGAGACAG AGTGTGTTTCTGTGTATCCCCTTTCTCCCATCACGACTGACAGTCTGGAAAACTCCCTGAACTTGACTTTAGATTttcaaag GTTGTTAGCGGTAAACATTTATCTGAAGATCAAGGCTATCAACATTCAGACGGTTCGCCATCAAGAGTTACCAGACTGCTACGACTTCAGCATTAAT ATCATGTTTGACAATCGTGCACACAGCGGACAGATCAAGATCTCTCTCAGCAGCGGCGTGCAGATAAACGTCTGTAAGGACTGGAACATTTCTGGCTCAA CAGACAGCCACTTTGCGCTGATTGTGGTGTTTGACTGTTTGATCATCTGCTTCTGTCTGCTGTCACTCATCCTCTGCACGCGCTCAGTCCACACAGGATTTCTCCTACAGACT gaATACAGAAGATTCATGTCCAGTCAGCACAGTAAAAGCGTCTCATGGTCTGAGAGGCTGGAGTTCATCAACGGCTGGtacatcctcatcatcatcagcgATGCGCTGACTATTGCAGGCTCAATCCTCAAAATCTGCATACAGAGCAAA GAACTGACGAGCTATGACGTGTGCAGTATTCTGCTGGGCACTGCAACAATGCTGGTGTGGATTGGAGTAATGCGCTACCTCAGTTTCTTCCAGAAATATTAT ATCCTCATCCTCACCCTGAAGGCTGCACTTCCCAATGTGATTCGATTCTCCATCTGCGCTGTTATGATCTACCTGAGTTACTGCTTCTGCGGATGGATCGTTTTGGGGCCACACCATGAAAAT tTTCGCACATTCAGTAGGGTTGCTGGCTGTCTTTTCTCCATGATTAATGGGGATGAAATCTACTCCACGTTCACCAAGCTCCGGGAATACAGCACTCTGGTGTGGCTGTTCAGCAGACTCTACGTCTACAGCTTCATCCCGGTCTTCACATACATGGTTCTGAGTGTCTTCATCGCCCTCATCACAGACACGTATGAAACCATCAGG
- the mcoln3a gene encoding mucolipin-3 isoform X2, with protein MSDRASHTHESATLLDPECVESLRRKLKYFFMSPCQKYSTRGRIPWKMMLQILKIVIITVQLVSFGLSNEMMVTFKEENLIAFKHFFLKNYKDSNKHYALYTKHEVHDHILYTIRRYLQLQNLTIGNQALEMIDGLATPLSLCQQLYRHARVVPSNETFEIDPHVETECVSVYPLSPITTDSLENSLNLTLDFQRLLAVNIYLKIKAINIQTVRHQELPDCYDFSINIMFDNRAHSGQIKISLSSGVQINVCKDWNISGSNSHFALIVVFDCLIICFCLLSLILCTRSVHTGFLLQTEYRRFMSSQHSKSVSWSERLEFINGWYILIIISDALTIAGSILKICIQSKELTSYDVCSILLGTATMLVWIGVMRYLSFFQKYYILILTLKAALPNVIRFSICAVMIYLSYCFCGWIVLGPHHENFRTFSRVAGCLFSMINGDEIYSTFTKLREYSTLVWLFSRLYVYSFIPVFTYMVLSVFIALITDTYETIRHYQKHGAPLSELQAFIADCRDPRNYDKNTTNEDEESSSFCCLCAPCVFCT; from the exons ATGTCTGACCGAGCGTCACACACTCATGAAAGCGCAACACTTCTGGACCCGGAGTGTGTGGAAAGCTTAAGGAGAAAACTCAAGTATTTCTTCATGAGTCCGTGTCAGAAATACAGCACTAGAGGACGGATACCATGGAAGATGATGCTGCAGATACTCAAGATTGTCATTATTACCGTTCAG CTGGTCTCTTTTGGATTGAGCAACGAGATGATGGTGACGTTCAAAGAGGAAAATCTCATCGCCTTCAAGCACTTCTTTCTGAAAAACTACAAGGACAGCAATAAACATTACGCCTTGTACACAAAACATGAAGTTCACGACCACATCCTCTACACCATCAGACGG TATCTACAGCTACAAAACCTGACGATTGGCAATCAAGCGCTGGAGATGATCGATGGTCTGGCGACTCCTCTGTCTCTCTGTCAGCAGTTGTATCGACATGCGCGCGTCGTGCCGTCTAATGAGACGTTTGAAATCGATCCACATGTAGAGACAG AGTGTGTTTCTGTGTATCCCCTTTCTCCCATCACGACTGACAGTCTGGAAAACTCCCTGAACTTGACTTTAGATTttcaaag GTTGTTAGCGGTAAACATTTATCTGAAGATCAAGGCTATCAACATTCAGACGGTTCGCCATCAAGAGTTACCAGACTGCTACGACTTCAGCATTAAT ATCATGTTTGACAATCGTGCACACAGCGGACAGATCAAGATCTCTCTCAGCAGCGGCGTGCAGATAAACGTCTGTAAGGACTGGAACATTTCTGGCTCAA ACAGCCACTTTGCGCTGATTGTGGTGTTTGACTGTTTGATCATCTGCTTCTGTCTGCTGTCACTCATCCTCTGCACGCGCTCAGTCCACACAGGATTTCTCCTACAGACT gaATACAGAAGATTCATGTCCAGTCAGCACAGTAAAAGCGTCTCATGGTCTGAGAGGCTGGAGTTCATCAACGGCTGGtacatcctcatcatcatcagcgATGCGCTGACTATTGCAGGCTCAATCCTCAAAATCTGCATACAGAGCAAA GAACTGACGAGCTATGACGTGTGCAGTATTCTGCTGGGCACTGCAACAATGCTGGTGTGGATTGGAGTAATGCGCTACCTCAGTTTCTTCCAGAAATATTAT ATCCTCATCCTCACCCTGAAGGCTGCACTTCCCAATGTGATTCGATTCTCCATCTGCGCTGTTATGATCTACCTGAGTTACTGCTTCTGCGGATGGATCGTTTTGGGGCCACACCATGAAAAT tTTCGCACATTCAGTAGGGTTGCTGGCTGTCTTTTCTCCATGATTAATGGGGATGAAATCTACTCCACGTTCACCAAGCTCCGGGAATACAGCACTCTGGTGTGGCTGTTCAGCAGACTCTACGTCTACAGCTTCATCCCGGTCTTCACATACATGGTTCTGAGTGTCTTCATCGCCCTCATCACAGACACGTATGAAACCATCAGG